In Lactuca sativa cultivar Salinas chromosome 5, Lsat_Salinas_v11, whole genome shotgun sequence, the DNA window TGTTGTTTCTTGAGGATGGCACTTGCGCCAAATTGATGATAGAAATACCTTCTTCATGGATTTTTAAATGAGGAGATCTCTATATGCAACAACCTCTTGGCTTTGAAAAACTTCGGTAACCTCATCATATGTGCAAATTACATAAGGGAATTTATGGGCTGAAACAATCACCTCATGCATGGTTCTCAAGACAAGTGACAAATTACATGATCTTGGTTTTCAATCATCCAAAGCTGATACCATACCATGAATTTCATAAGAATTTacaatatttaaatttaaaaccaCCATACCATATTTTAGATTCATCCATTTTATACGATTTGTATAAAATGTAATTCATATTAAATTGGCTAAAGTTATTTTTCGGAACACATTTACCAGCTTATTTTCAAGGAAATATCAAACAAACACTGAACCTAAAAAATATGTTTTGTCTTAAGTCTTAACTGATTTATCAAAAGACTGGGTAAAAATTTATGATAAAGAGTGGTGAAGCAGAAAATGAAGAAAAAGCCTGTGGATGATGTTGTGGTCTATGTTTTTGCTTGGAATTTAATTTATTGATTTGTCACCTTCGCTTACATAAATGCTCCCCTACCTTTTTCAGTTTCCCCATCCTATCACACTAATTAAAAAGATTTAATTTATTGACATCTTCAAGTACAAGGTTATTTTTTTCACTCAAACAACCATTCTCATAAATTTACAAGTGTCCTTGCTTTTACTACAAAGTAACACAACCAATTTAAAAATCAGTAAAGACTAATGTTTAAAATATTTAGATAAAATAATAGCGTTTGATTATAtctataatttttgaaaatataaaaatattttgctGAATCATAGAGATGAAAGTCGTGAACTACTTATATACAAATTGGTTGATTTGTACTATATGGCATCTTTAACAAGCAAAAATTTAACTGAAAAAAAGATTTAGACAATTTATTGATAAACTCCTTAAGTTTCCTTGTAAGTTTTAAAACACACTCTTGTAATAAATTATATGTAATGTTATAACATTTAAATCAACATTTTCTTTGAACAAcatcaatattttataaaactcaAAAAATGGCTAGTAGCTAGGAGCTAACAAAAATACAAAGTTAAGGCAACATTGGATTAAACAACCACATTAGTACTAGTATAGTTTCAACTAATCCAAACTAATATAGTTTCAATCATTTTAAATTACAAAAAACCAACTTAAGATTTCAAACGAGTCTGATATATTGTCATTTGTAGGTTATAAAATCACAAATTTtgcttatatttttattttatactaaAAATAACGATTTGTTGAAAGAATCGCATTCAAAAGCTAAACAAATAGCCAATTTCAATATACTCCAACTCAAATTGATCAAAATTTATGTTTCTTAATTTTTTAAACAATTTCAGTGGACTCCTCAAATTTGAtcaacttttgttttttttttttaaataatttttttttggtcCAAATTAAATTTTGTCTAGATGGGAATGTTTTTGACCTTTGGACTCTTACACCATGCCCCTACTTCACACACTCCCTGGATATCCATTCCCTGCATAAATAGCTTCTGCATCCTTATTAATGGTAGTTTACGTTTATACCCTTTACCAAAAATACACACCACACATCACACCTAAACCCAAATCCAGCCAAACATACACATTTCATTACACAAAGTACAAATCATCGAAGCATTATTTCTTGAATTTAACAATTCCATCTCTCTAACTCTTATTTCTCTTTGGGGTATAAAGGAAAAGACAACCCCCACTCCACTTTTCACCATAATAGAAACCATGGATGTAAGTTACTACACCTCACTCCTCACATCCTTTACTTTCATTTCCAACTCCTCCATCAATCCACCATAACTTGTAGTTGAAAGTTGATTGATGTTCCTTTACAGAAATTTCAACAATGGTGTTGTGTTTTGCAGGAATTCACGGGAAATCATATTCCGGCGTTTGGGAGCTGGGATTGCAACAATCATCTTCCTTTTACTCAATGTTTCGAATCAGCTCGACAAACTGGATACATCGGTTATGGCTATGGCTACCCTCAAGATCGCGATCTGTATGTTGCCGGAGATCTGTATGAGAACAATGTCGTCACTCCAGCTATGATTGTTGTTCCTCGACGCCGGGTAAAGCCTTATGCCTAATTGTATTTCACATTCTGTTGATTAAATTGATTCTGAATTGTGGTTTTCTCTTTTGTGATGTTACAGAGGAAAGCGCCGGTGAAGCAAAGGAAGAAGGAACCGTGGGTGGTTTGTGATTACGATTATGTTTACGACTACAGCGAGAAGGAAGATCTTGCACCGGAGCAACCGAGGAAGGACGTCAATGTTAGTGGTAAAGTTCATCCAAAAGCTGTTGATGAGGACTTGTACAAGATCTCGCCGGAGCTCCTCCGTGCGCCGCCGAGGAGGGTAAATTGTTTCCTCTTACTTTCAATTACTGTTCACGGATTATCTGACACTTTTTGAATCTCCGCAATTCACGTAATTCATTTTTGTGCACTTTTAACATGACTGTGGACCCCATAGTCAAACCATGCTtaaagtcaacactcttcttCTGTTCTTCACCAACAATCAATCAAATcacatttatatataattttttttgaggATCAAAGGTTTAAAGAAAATAGATTTTTATATGCTACAAAGAAAATGTAATAATTGTGGGTATTTTATATCTTTATTTTAGGGACTTGGGTCAAAGATTAAAGAAATAGGAGTTTTTTTCGGTTTTAAAAACTTGATTTTGTCTTGTAATGCAGAAGAGCAATAACCAATAAGTCAAATCTCATTCATATTAAATTTCTTTAAAGAAAATATTCTTCAAAGATAAGTAATAGTTTTTATTGGTATTTTCTTTCTTGATCTTGGGAGGTGAATCCaagattaaaataataaaatataagaaTTTAAGGTTTAATTaacttgagtttgttttcttatGCAGAAGAGCAAGAGATGGGGGTTGTTTTCAATGTGTATGCAGCCAACTTGTGTTAATTGAAATCTTTGAAGATGCAAATTTCAAAAATAGTAgagatatataaatatatatagatatataagagTATGTGTGAATGTGTCAAAGATGGTGACATGGCCCAAGGATATGAAGATTGGAAgatgtgaagaagaagaagaagagaagtatTCATGGTGTTCTTTTTGTTTTGGTGTAATCCATTTTTGTATTTCACTTGACAAAGTTTAATGAATTGAATTTTGGGCCATAATTTTTAACCCTTTTTGATATTTAAATGTCATTAACTTTTGGTAATAACAAACATACCAAAATATGCAATTTTTGTTGTGGGTAGGATTATTAATCAACGTTTGTTCAAATATATGAAATTTCATCAAGGGGTTTTTGACATTTTCTCTTTAAAGAATCTTAAGTTCTTTCTTCCAAGAAACAAATTGATCCAATGTTGAAGATAGGTCTTTAAAGTTACTTGAACGTGTcaatacatttttttttgtaaacaacAACTTGTACTTGTTATTTGAGTGTTTAATCAAAGATCGATGGTAATAAAGTAAAAAAGATCTTTAAGTTGAAAAATTGGTGAAAAATATGAAAGTAATGAAGAAAATGGTAAAAAGAAAAGTAGACTTTTGGATGGTGGGGTATGGTTTGTTACTATAATTATGAAAGTTTCTGCATGCTCTAAACCAACCCAAAAAGAAACCCTCTATTTTGCATGCTCTGAAAATACCACCAGTCTTGCCTTTATTGATAGTGACTTGAGTATGCCAATGTATGTTGGCTTGTACCATTTTATATGTATTAATCTTTAGTAAATATTTTGAAATAATTATTGTCAATATAGTATGTGTTTGTAAATAGTGTTTGGATGTGTTGCAAATCatgttttatgtattaaattattaattttattttctgatttgaCCGTAGCATTCAAAATCAAATGTAAAACTTGAcataaagcaaatctttttatTAATTCTATGTATTGAAaggtaaaaataataaattttagtTGGGACATAAAAGTATTCATAGGTATGGGGAAGTTTCTTGAGAAGAAACTTTTTGTTTTTTGCTTTAGGCCACCTTTTCCTTTTTGTGTCTTTTCTCACTAAGAGTTAAAAATGAGGCATTTTTGCTTATAAGATACAAAAGCTTGTGGTAGGTTATCTTTTAAGGTCAATCTTTTGAGAGGGACAACATGAAAAAGACGTGGGGGGTAAGTTGAGGGCCTAGGGGTGATATggtctttttcattttttaagattaaaaagaaaaaagaacatCAAAATGTTTGTAGGGTGTTTCCTTTTATTGGTGGTGCACATGCGAAAGGAGAAGAGACTTGTTTTGAAAGATAGGTGGACACTCCAAGGCTTTTTCAGTGCAAGGTTTAATTATATGATTCTTTATGTAacaaaagttataaaatataaatttgacaTTTTGtttgtaatatttattttaaatacatATTAATGAAGTATGTGCCTCGTTAATATGAGATTTTTCAAATCTAAGTGAAAATAATACTACACCCCTCATACAAATAACTTGGGGATACAATTGTAATTTTACAGTAAAGAAAATAAATCATAATATACGTAAATCCCAACTTACAATTTTAAACCATCAAAAGTTTGACAATATAAGTGTTGTTTATAGTCAACGTAAGCATCGTAAACAACCAAGGGCGTTTTCAGGGATGGGAATACCCCTTGTCCCCGACCCTGGCCCCGATCTTGGTAGTTATATTACATCTTAGAAAATCAAAATATTCTATAAATTATTTAGGAATCTTGAAAATTTAAATAAGCATACATAGATATCTTAAAAGACTAGTGCAATTCAAAAAAACTGATCAAATTCGAATGAATTTGCCGACTCTACAAACCTGTAGAAAAAATAAACATAATGTCTTCTACGAAACTTCAAATGACTCAATGTTTTTGTGTTGGAAACCAGATTTACACATATTTCCAATCATATGCGATACACAAATTTTAGTGTAATACCTACTTTCCAAGTATGAGTTGTTTTCGTATTGATTTGGATTAAGTTTGAGAATTGGGGTTTTTAACTAAGCGTGGAGCGACTTCTGAATGTCCCGACACGTGTCCTGGAGATAAGTAGCGACGCGACCATGTATTGGTCGCGATGCGAGGTTATGGTGCTAACTTTTAGGGTTCTCTTTTACCACCATCCTCCATCTCCGTAACATAATCCTAGCCTCCCATTGTgcctttgagagatttttgttgTGTTTGTGAgagtcttgaagaagaagaaagcttGTGGAGTTTGGAGAAGCGATTTCCAgttgaagtttccaccttctagACCCTCTATTTGCAttgtaagtcataaagtttcatgTTTTATTCAGTTCCATGCTTAGATCTAGACTTGTGAAGAGATTCGATctcttttggtcccttttatgTACTTCTTGGAGTTTGGGGAGCTCCATGATCATTTGCTTAACATTGGGTGGTTTCTGGACTTATTTAGAGCCTTTTGAGTGCATGTTTGAGCTTTTTGTTTTCCATGAAAAGGATTGAAGTCATTTTTGGGACATTTAGGAGTTAGGGTTAAAGATTGGGTTATAAatttggataaagttggaaactttatccattaagtcccttgagagattcaaacatgcccatattaccttccacatACGAGATCCAAGAATTGCTCCAAGGTTTCCAAGTCACTACACTCTACTATTGATAGGTCTTTTCACACACAGTGTTTCAAGGACCTAATTATTTATTTCCTAGACTTCACTTAGGATCTTGCATCTTTATCGACGCCCTACCTTACGAATATATGCCTTATTGCGCATATATTAAACTTCATAGACTATCCTTCTAGGATTCCTTTCCACTTCTCTCTACGGTTAGCAGAGGAAGATCTTCTACTAATATTAACTAATTATCGGACGAATACGATTACATGCCTCTAAAATCAAATAGTTTTGTTGACTGAAAGATCCGACACTAtgacggttagactcaaacgagagttgcgcaatagcgCCAAATCAAGCAATCTAAAACGATTAATTTTGGGAGCATACAACCTAACTTACTTGTCGAATGTctaattaatattaaaatagaTTCTAAGCAGCAAATAACATGCAAATCCTTAAACTATAAGGTATCTTAAGTATCATGAAATTCTAAACGACAATTCCTGAAAATATCCTTAGCCTacatactagcatgcatttctaacatTTCATATATCGAAAAACATAACAAATAGTCAAATATAGATATTTTAGGAATCACTTTCCCTTCTGAGCTTAGCTGCGTGCACACATCACATTTTTCCTTTTTGTATTATTCTTTTGTTGAAAAGATTTGTTAATTactcagatccttagtttgagtctggaatcacaCAAGTGTTCATCAGGTtctctcaaaccaagactctgataccaacttgtagcgtCTCGTGTTTCAacgcaaaattttcatttttatttattaaaatatttcattGAATAATTACATTATGCGGAAACATgttgtgaatgtgtgtgtgtatagtcGAACCATACCCTTCTCAAGAGTCAATGAAGTACctaaaaaacatttatatttaactaGATAACCACGaaccttagtgagtttcccaaaataccatataccgcaatacatatacatgcatacaaacAATGGCTCACGATCTGCCAGTAAGATGTGTACTTATAACCTACACGTCGTTTCGTTAACATGGGTGTATGTGTACTTACGTCCTATGCGCCATTTCGTTAACACGATTCTATGTGTACTTACGGCTTACATGTCATTTCTTCCGCATACGAGACTATAGGCTCCCTGCCTCTTTAACCATTCCACCATCATCCCCTATCTAAGTATGGTATCACAACAATTACGcatgtaagtccccaaaaatgcccgtgtatcaatcagatctgtttgatggtgcggaatcccaatcaaacggatgatgtcagatcaaatagaagagaagaagaagaagtggatgatgaatctcaatgtattaatgaatagaatgatgatccggatacaagagattcacacacacacactaacacacaatagttcttctgtctctctggTCGTAAActttctagggttcatcaatctctactcctcaccctaacacctatatttatacttggagaacatgggtcggataacatgggccgtaaatgggtttacggtcgtaaactcaaccgtaaacatgactgtaaactccagaaatattatagaaaaatataattgcccagaaaagcaaagtataaaccatattttgacgcaacaatctcccccttggtttatagctttgttttcttaattgacccaacaagctccccctaaaaagtagttgactcttcttgtcaatcttcaatgggagcttggattcagctttaaccttcgatttcttcacagcatcaggatgaacatatgaatcttcaatgaatgacttcatcttaagcagttgggaatttcttcagaatttgacattgaacacacattaggtgaggaggcttgacgtactgattcttgaaaattggtgctttcagcttgagaatcttcatagagaacttcagagagaaaaaaatcttctagatcacttcagcaggtttaagatagcagcagactgactgaggaggcttcaatgcaatccgtcacataatcttcaatttcagtttcaccttgcttctggggttgaaggattgaatgttgaaagaataatcttcatttcttgctccttcgaatgagaattcttcgatgctgaCGGACGAggttttggctcagaaatcttcaacacaaattccatgagtcttatctatacctgaaatcacttttcaagacaaaaaaaaactaaaataaaacttagcacacaaattaaaacagaaacaaaaatatttttggatttttgatttttctgaacaagaaataaaacagaaataacactatttttggatttttaatttttctgattttttttttttttttagaatttttatttctcccctaatatttaaattagaagaaactatgaacaaatttaaccaaaaataaaatgatatctaactttaagagtgatttgggatcaaagttgttagacagccttaatccacttgtcgatacccttatcttcacattgTTGTCTGATCGATCGtcaatattgtggtccacttaaacacgaaaaatttgtgacaatatTTTGGataatttaccaatgacatgatacatgcatatatctaattgtaacattactatcatgattggccctaattcttaaatatttttttcttatgaccatttaactgactacaaccagggatattgttgtccacctaaatcgagcagcaagatctacagacaatctgtatgtgttcaatttttaagtgtactagaacgtgtttcccgcttcctgatatgccccaaccatcaagaacttccagagtactccttacatcgggtgagcagacaaccattcagagagaggatagattcagaattctattacttattacttcagaggggttgagaagtagaaggttgcatatgctgtgtaccaggtcggattagaagtcacgcaaaggagacagcatatggctaacaaataagaggtatttcacatatataacatgtagagaaatagagttgcatatgttgtgtaccaggtcggattggaagtcacgcaaaggagacaacatatgactaacagacgggaagaaagaaaatgatattctatagacctaatttatcggaatttaccattcgtcccatccaaccggaattaaggacaaaatccgcacatcgaggaaaagtgaatccacagttctagataggAGTTATTTAATGTTACcgatagattcccatgtatatatccctgctcaacctatctgagcgtcgtgacatcaggttaaacggatctaactaggtcaaagtttgtcaagtccttatagtcattaggttcaactctccctagtcaagtccatttaaaatctttcgtgcctaccagcgcatcgaacacagatcgtagacgattcaacttaggtacgttacgccgattcagattgcccgttatcacttgctaatttcatttcccaaaacatctcctgcaagcacattccgttaacaccatatttttgatttttttttattttctaatttttgttttgtttttatttatccccctaaatttgtgcataggagagaaacgaaagtaaatgcgcaaatttaaacaaaaattagtctttaaaacgaatcagcttaagaaaaactcaggagtatagagaagaaaactcaaaccgtaagtcactgattgaatttgcatccagaagggctgagaacagcacgcgtaatctcagaatagatccaaaaattcttcacatcattaagtactaaccccatgagtgatcccttcctttcttcctttcccgaaaaaggacacatactctcaacaaaggtctgaatgttgtacagttgagagatgtctcctatcatgtgcctggaacagccactaccaacaaaccgaagtctgatgatatgcctccataggtgctccgacacagagcgagattaattggtctttggaatatgaaatgtaaaaacatttaaaattataaaacaagttttaaaccaTTGTATTAAAAAAGTGTAGATAACAAGTATAAAATGTTTTTATAGAAAAAACTTAAAAattggttttaaaaaaattataaaattattataTAAACACTTCATAGaaagttttaaaaaattaaaaaggttgtgaaaattgtaaaaaaaaaactaattttgggacgaattttgttaaaaaaaaaagtttggacCATATTAAAAACAAAGATTAAAAGTTAGACCAAATATAAGGTTGACAtatatgatcttatatatatggaaaaagtgAATATATATTACAGCTCCACCTAAGCTTAGCTAAAGATTGCAATTAGGGGATTCATG includes these proteins:
- the LOC111900669 gene encoding uncharacterized protein LOC111900669; translated protein: MDEFTGNHIPAFGSWDCNNHLPFTQCFESARQTGYIGYGYGYPQDRDLYVAGDLYENNVVTPAMIVVPRRRRKAPVKQRKKEPWVVCDYDYVYDYSEKEDLAPEQPRKDVNVSGKVHPKAVDEDLYKISPELLRAPPRRKSKRWGLFSMCMQPTCVN